In one Brassica oleracea var. oleracea cultivar TO1000 chromosome C9, BOL, whole genome shotgun sequence genomic region, the following are encoded:
- the LOC106317840 gene encoding protein QUIRKY-like gives MQKPGQNIDFALKETSPKIGAGALTGDKLSCTYDLVEQMHYLYVQVVKAKELPGKDVTGSCDPYVEVKLGNYKGMTKHFEKKSNPEWKQVFAFSKERIQASILEVVVKDKDVMMDDLIGRIMFDLNEIPKRVPPDSPLAPQWYRLEDRHGRKVKGELMLAVWMGTQADEAFCDAWHSDAATVGPEGVANIRSKVYLSPKLWYVRVNVIEAQDLIPYDKTKFPEVYVKAMIGNQTLRTRISQSKTLNPMWNEDLMFVVAEPFEEPLILAVEDRVAPNKDETLGRCAVPLQHVQRRLDHRPLNSRWFNLEKHIMVDGEKKEIKFASRIHLRIFLEGGYHVLDESTHYSSDLRPTAKQLWKPSIGLLEVGIISAHGLMPMKSKEGKGTTDAYCVAKYGQKWIRTRTIVDSFAPKWNEQYTWEVFDTCTVITFGAFDNGHIPGGSGKDMRIGKVRIRLSTLEADRIYTHSYPLLVFHPSGIKKTGEIQLAVRFTCLSVVNMLHMYSQPLLPKMHYIHPLSVLQLDSLRHQAMNIVSARLNRAEPPLRKEVVEYMLDVDSHMWSMRRSKANFFRIMNVLSGLVAVGKWFEQICHWRNPITTILIHVLFIILVLYPELILPTVFLYLFLIGVWNFRWRPRHPPHMDTRLSHADAVHPDELDEEFDTFPTSRSPEIVRMRYDRLRSIGGRVQTVVGDLATQGERFSSLLSWRDPRATTLFVLFCLIAAIVLYVTPFQVVALLSGIYVLRHPRFRYRLPSVPLNLFRRLPARSDSLL, from the coding sequence ATGCAGAAACCGGGACAAAACATAGATTTTGCACTGAAGGAGACTTCCCCAAAGATCGGTGCAGGAGCTTTGACAGGTGACAAACTCTCATGCACCTATGACTTGGTCGAGCAGATGCACTACCTCTACGTTCAGGTCGTGAAAGCCAAAGAACTCCCAGGAAAAGACGTAACCGGTAGCTGCGATCCTTACGTGGAAGTGAAGCTAGGGAACTACAAAGGCATGACCAAACATTTCGAGAAGAAGTCAAACCCTGAGTGGAAACAAGTGTTCGCTTTCTCAAAGGAGAGGATCCAAGCATCAATCTTAGAGGTCGTAGTGAAAGACAAAGACGTCATGATGGACGACTTGATCGGTCGGATCATGTTCGACCTCAACGAGATTCCAAAGCGAGTTCCTCCTGATAGTCCGTTAGCTCCTCAGTGGTATCGGCTGGAGGATCGACACGGACGTAAGGTTAAAGGAGAGCTCATGTTAGCCGTTTGGATGGGGACACAAGCCGATGAAGCGTTTTGTGACGCTTGGCACTCTGATGCAGCCACGGTTGGACCTGAAGGCGTGGCTAACATCCGTTCAAAGGTTTATCTCTCACCGAAGCTATGGTACGTGAGAGTCAACGTCATCGAGGCTCAAGATTTAATACCTTACGATAAAACAAAGTTCCCTGAGGTCTACGTGAAGGCAATGATAGGGAACCAGACTCTAAGAACTCGAATCTCTCAGTCCAAAACATTGAATCCTATGTGGAATGAAGATCTGATGTTCGTAGTCGCTGAGCCTTTCGAAGAACCGTTGATTCTCGCTGTTGAAGACAGGGTCGCACCGAACAAAGATGAGACACTAGGCAGGTGTGCGGTCCCGTTGCAGCATGTACAGAGGAGGTTAGACCACAGGCCTCTCAACTCGAGGTGGTTCAACCTGGAGAAACATATAATGGTGGACGGAGAGAAGAAGGAGATCAAATTCGCGAGCAGGATCCATCTGAGGATCTTTCTAGAAGGGGGATACCATGTTCTCGACGAATCGACTCACTACAGCAGCGACCTGAGACCGACGGCTAAACAGCTCTGGAAACCGAGTATCGGTTTGCTCGAAGTCGGGATCATCAGCGCGCACGGACTGATGCCTATGAAGAGCAAAGAAGGTAAAGGTACAACGGATGCCTATTGTGTAGCCAAGTACGGTCAGAAATGGATCAGAACGAGAACGATCGTTGACAGCTTCGCTCCCAAATGGAACGAGCAGTACACATGGGAAGTGTTTGACACCTGCACGGTCATAACGTTCGGAGCGTTCGACAACGGACACATACCGGGAGGAAGCGGGAAGGACATGAGGATAGGGAAAGTTAGGATCCGTCTCTCCACGCTCGAAGCCGACCGTATCTACACGCATTCGTATCCTCTTCTCGTCTTTCACCCTTCGGGGATCAAGAAAACTGGCGAGATACAGTTAGCGGTGAGGTTCACTTGCTTATCCGTCGTCAACATGCTTCACATGTACTCTCAGCCGCTGCTCCCTAAAATGCATTACATTCATCCGCTATCGGTTCTCCAGCTGGATAGTCTGAGACACCAGGCGATGAATATTGTCTCCGCGAGGCTGAACAGAGCGGAGCCGCCGCTTCGGAAAGAGGTTGTGGAGTACATGCTGGATGTTGACTCGCATATGTGGAGCATGAGGAGGAGTAAGGCCAACTTCTTCAGGATCATGAATGTTCTGAGCGGTCTCGTAGCTGTGGGGAAGTGGTTTGAGCAGATATGCCACTGGAGAAACCCAATCACCACGATTCTCATTCATGTTCTCTTCATAATATTGGTTCTCTACCCTGAACTCATCTTACCAACGGTGTTCTTGTACCTTTTCTTGATCGGGGTATGGAACTTCCGGTGGAGACCGAGGCACCCGCCGCACATGGACACGCGCTTGTCACACGCGGACGCTGTCCACCCTGACGAGCTCGACGAAGAGTTCGACACTTTCCCTACCTCCCGGTCCCCTGAGATAGTGCGGATGAGATACGACCGGCTCAGGAGCATAGGAGGACGCGTTCAGACAGTGGTGGGAGATCTAGCTACACAGGGAGAGCGGTTTTCGTCCCTGCTGAGCTGGAGAGACCCGAGGGCAACCACATTGTTTGTGTTATTTTGTCTAATAGCTGCTATTGTGTTGTACGTTACACCGTTTCAGGTTGTGGCACTGCTCTCTGGGATCTATGTGCTGAGGCATCCAAGGTTCAGGTACAGGCTCCCTTCTGTGCCACTCAATCTCTTCAGGAGGCTACCTGCAAGATCTGACAGTCTATTATAG
- the LOC106317841 gene encoding cell differentiation protein RCD1 homolog encodes MANLPPPFAFSKASSSSNDPKPSPVEQLVLDICDPELRENALHQLSKKREIFHELAPLLWHSVGTTAALLQEIISVYPFLSPPTLTVAQSNRVCNALALCQCVAAHPETKMPFLRAQMPLYLYAFLKTSSKERPFEYLRLTSLGVIGALVKVEDTEVIKFLLETEIIPLCLRTMESGSELSKTVATFIIQKILLDNEGLRYMCVCVDRFFALSRVLGNMVTSLAEAPSPRLLKHIVRCYLRLTDNIRACLALRDYLPDLLSDTTFTSCLYEEPAAVQWLQQMHHNIRVRPPPGL; translated from the exons ATGGCTAATCTTCCTCCTCCTTTCGCTTTCTCCAAGGCTTCTTCTTCCAGCAACGATCCCAAGCCCTCTCCCGTGGAGCAGTTGGTGCTCGACATCTGTGACCCTGAACTCAGGGAGAATGCTCTTCACCAGCTGTCCAAG AAAAGGGAGATCTTTCATGAGTTGGCTCCGCTGTTGTGGCACTCTGTTGGTACTACCGCTGCTCTTCTTCAG GAGATCATCTCAGTTTACCCCTTCCTGTCTCCTCCAACCCTGACTGTTGCTCAGTCCAACAGGGTCTGCAATGCCCTTGCGCTTTGTCAG TGTGTTGCTGCTCATCCTGAAACGAAAATGCCGTTCCTTAGAG CTCAGATGCCATTGTACCTGTATGCTTTCTTGAAGACGTCAAGCAAGGAGAGACCCTTTGAGTACCTGCGTTTGACTAGCTTGGGTGTTATTGGTGCACTTGTCAAG GTTGAGGATACGGAAGTGATCAAGTTCCTTCTTGAAACTGAAATCATCCCATTGTGCCTTCGTACAATGGAAAGTGGCAGCGAGTTATCAAAAACT GTTGCAACCTTCATTATTCAGAAAATTTTGCTGGACAACGAAGGGCTTCGTTACATGTGCGTCTGTGTGGATAGATTCTTTGCTCTGAGTCGAGTTTTGGGGAATATGGTGACTTCACTTGCAGAAGCACCTTCTCCTAGGCTTCTAAAGCACATCGTCCGCTGTTACCTTCGCTTGACAGATAACATCAG GGCCTGCCTTGCACTCAGAGACTACCTCCCGGATCTTCTAAGCGATACCACCTTCACCAGCTGTCTCTAT GAAGAACCAGCTGCAGTGCAGTGGCTGCAGCAAATGCACCACAACATCAGGGTTAGACCACCACCAGGGCTCTAG